In Ascaphus truei isolate aAscTru1 chromosome 5, aAscTru1.hap1, whole genome shotgun sequence, one genomic interval encodes:
- the PTPN12 gene encoding tyrosine-protein phosphatase non-receptor type 12 isoform X2 produces MDQVEILRTFIEKVQAMNTRDRNGEDHFACDFMRLRRLSTKYRTEKIYPTITGEKEENVKKNRYKDILPFDHSRVRLALKIPPHESDYVNANFIKGVHGPKAYIATQGPLANTVIDFWRMIWEYNVVIIVMACREFEMGRKKCERYFPSYGEQALSFGPFRISCETEQSRTDYFVRTLLLEFQNESRKIHQFHYVNWPDHDVPSSFDSILDMISLMRDYQAHEDVPICIHCSAGCGRTGAICAIDYTWNLLKARRIPEEFNVFHLIQDMRTQRHSAVQTKEQYELVHRAIAQLFEKQLQVYESESRKIDSLDEINTDKTIGSLENEKMDSPPPKPPRIRSCLVEGDVKEEILQPPEPLPVPPILTPSPPSAYPTVTTVWQDCDRYHPKPVLHVVSAEKPTDMNENYSKSGEVLGKHEPAMEKKLERKLSIEIKKVPLQECPKSFEANTGLHRGLGIKIKSTSSYAVDQSSKTPESSAVESAVDLSLNACADCKGSKPAKSLDVQNQRSFNPLPRPDHLPLEKGLTTSSARGVEHAQCKEVSSKAKKHLGVCSSDLKTIPNTTFLTSQTSSQVGDHCSTLSVSAPLSFTNPLHSDDSDTDEGNTYGSMTKSLSNISTASATVSAASAAENTSTRKVLPMFIARHDSSFAKQSKSEKDCMESSSVLGESSELKRQELPWEHYTPKGFSKETIQEVQQMSCVMPFQRPHSSIPWL; encoded by the exons AGATTGAGAAGGCTGTCCACCAAGTATAGAACAGAAAAGATCTATCCAACAATCACTGGAGAAAAAGAGGAAAATGTAAAAAAGAACAGATACAAGGATATTCTGCCGT TCGACCACAGCAGAGTTAGACTGGCACTGAAAATTCCCCCCCATGAATCGGACTATGTCAACGCAAACTTCATCAAG GGAGTACATGGGCCAAAAGCATACATCGCTACCCAGGGACCACTAgcaaatacagtaatagatttCTGGAGGATGATTTGGGAGTATAATGTTGTC ATAATCGTTATGGCTTGTCGTGAATTTGAAATGGGACGG AAAAAATGTGAGCGCTACTTTCCAAGTTACGGAGAGCAGGCGTTATCCTTTGGACCCTTTCGCATCTCCTGT GAGACTGAGCAGTCCAGAACGGATTATTTTGTCAGGACCCTGTTGCTGGAGTTCCAGAAT GAATCACGTAAAATTCATCAGTTTCATTATGTGAACTGGCCGGATCATGATGTTCCATCTTCCTTTGACTCTATTCTGGATATGATCAGCTTAATGCGGGATTACCAGGCTCATGAAgatgtgcctatatgtatacATTGCAG TGCAGGATGTGGAAGGACTGGAGCCATTTGTGCCATAGATTATACGTGGAATCTGCTGAAAGCGAGG AGGATACCAGAAGAGTTCAATGTATTCCATTTAATTCAAGAcatgaggacacaaaggcatTCAGCCGTTCAAACAAAG GAGCAGTACGAGCTTGTGCATCGTGCCATAGCTCAGCTATTTGAGAAGCAGCTGCAGGTGTATGAAAGTGAGAGCAGGAAGATTGACAGCTTG GATGAAATTAACACTGATAAAACAATCGGCTCTTTGGAGAATGAAAAAATGGACTCCCCCCCACCAAAGCCACCACGGATTCGGAG TTGCCTTGTAGAAGGAGATGTCAAGGAAGAAATTTTGCAGCCACCAGAACCTCTTCCTGTGCCGCCCATCTTGACGCCCTCTCCACCTTCTGCCTATCCAACCGTGACTACCGTGTGGCAAGACTGCGATCGCTATCATCCCAAACCAGTTTTGCACGTCGTGTCGGCAGAAAAGCCAACAGATATGAATGAAAACTATAGCAAGTCAGGAGAAGTATTAGGAAAGCATGAACCTGCCATGGAGAAGAAGCTAGAGCGCAAGCTGAGTATTGAGATAAAGAAAGTACCGCTCCAGGAGTGTCCCAAAAGTTTTGAAGCCAACACAGGTTTGCATAGAGGACTTGGCATAAAAATAAAATCTACGTCCTCTTATGCAGTGGACCAATCGTCTAAAACACCAGAGTCTAGTGCTGTGGAGTCTGCCGTGGATTTGTCTTTAAATGCTTGTGctgattgtaagggttcaaagcCTGCTAAATCTTTAGATGTGCAGAATCAAAGAAGCTTTAATCCGCTTCCAAGACCAGACCATTTGCCTTTGGAAAAAGGACTTACTACGTCTTCTGCCCGTGGTGTTGAACATGCACAGTGTAAAGAGGTGTCTTCCAAAGCTAAGAAACATTTAGGTGTGTGTTCTTCTGATCTTAAAACTATCCCAAATACCACTTTCCTGACCTCCCAAACGTCAAGTCAGGTTGGTGATCACTGCAGCACTCTTTCAGTAAGTGCGCCCTTGTCCTTTACTAACCCTTTACACTCTGATGACTCTGACACCGATGAGGGGAATACTTATGGATCCATGACAAAGAGCTTGTCCAACATTTCAACCGCAAGTGCCACCGTGTCTGCTGCTTCTGCAGCTGAAAACACATCTACTCGGAAAGTGTTACCCATGTTTATTGCTAGACATGATTCATCATTTGCAAAACAATCAAAGTCTGAAAAAG ACTGCATGGAAAGCAGCTCTGTGCTGGGGGAATCAAGTGAGCTGAAACGGCAGGAGTTGCCATGGGAACACTACACGCCAAAAGGCTTTAGCAAAGAG
- the PTPN12 gene encoding tyrosine-protein phosphatase non-receptor type 12 isoform X3: MRLRRLSTKYRTEKIYPTITGEKEENVKKNRYKDILPFDHSRVRLALKIPPHESDYVNANFIKGVHGPKAYIATQGPLANTVIDFWRMIWEYNVVIIVMACREFEMGRKKCERYFPSYGEQALSFGPFRISCETEQSRTDYFVRTLLLEFQNESRKIHQFHYVNWPDHDVPSSFDSILDMISLMRDYQAHEDVPICIHCSAGCGRTGAICAIDYTWNLLKARRIPEEFNVFHLIQDMRTQRHSAVQTKEQYELVHRAIAQLFEKQLQVYESESRKIDSLDEINTDKTIGSLENEKMDSPPPKPPRIRSCLVEGDVKEEILQPPEPLPVPPILTPSPPSAYPTVTTVWQDCDRYHPKPVLHVVSAEKPTDMNENYSKSGEVLGKHEPAMEKKLERKLSIEIKKVPLQECPKSFEANTGLHRGLGIKIKSTSSYAVDQSSKTPESSAVESAVDLSLNACADCKGSKPAKSLDVQNQRSFNPLPRPDHLPLEKGLTTSSARGVEHAQCKEVSSKAKKHLGVCSSDLKTIPNTTFLTSQTSSQVGDHCSTLSVSAPLSFTNPLHSDDSDTDEGNTYGSMTKSLSNISTASATVSAASAAENTSTRKVLPMFIARHDSSFAKQSKSEKDHTGGAADELCDAVPETTLVNSMAVKGRLSTTPDAADFGFSNSDKSRGSGESPSQWT, from the exons AGATTGAGAAGGCTGTCCACCAAGTATAGAACAGAAAAGATCTATCCAACAATCACTGGAGAAAAAGAGGAAAATGTAAAAAAGAACAGATACAAGGATATTCTGCCGT TCGACCACAGCAGAGTTAGACTGGCACTGAAAATTCCCCCCCATGAATCGGACTATGTCAACGCAAACTTCATCAAG GGAGTACATGGGCCAAAAGCATACATCGCTACCCAGGGACCACTAgcaaatacagtaatagatttCTGGAGGATGATTTGGGAGTATAATGTTGTC ATAATCGTTATGGCTTGTCGTGAATTTGAAATGGGACGG AAAAAATGTGAGCGCTACTTTCCAAGTTACGGAGAGCAGGCGTTATCCTTTGGACCCTTTCGCATCTCCTGT GAGACTGAGCAGTCCAGAACGGATTATTTTGTCAGGACCCTGTTGCTGGAGTTCCAGAAT GAATCACGTAAAATTCATCAGTTTCATTATGTGAACTGGCCGGATCATGATGTTCCATCTTCCTTTGACTCTATTCTGGATATGATCAGCTTAATGCGGGATTACCAGGCTCATGAAgatgtgcctatatgtatacATTGCAG TGCAGGATGTGGAAGGACTGGAGCCATTTGTGCCATAGATTATACGTGGAATCTGCTGAAAGCGAGG AGGATACCAGAAGAGTTCAATGTATTCCATTTAATTCAAGAcatgaggacacaaaggcatTCAGCCGTTCAAACAAAG GAGCAGTACGAGCTTGTGCATCGTGCCATAGCTCAGCTATTTGAGAAGCAGCTGCAGGTGTATGAAAGTGAGAGCAGGAAGATTGACAGCTTG GATGAAATTAACACTGATAAAACAATCGGCTCTTTGGAGAATGAAAAAATGGACTCCCCCCCACCAAAGCCACCACGGATTCGGAG TTGCCTTGTAGAAGGAGATGTCAAGGAAGAAATTTTGCAGCCACCAGAACCTCTTCCTGTGCCGCCCATCTTGACGCCCTCTCCACCTTCTGCCTATCCAACCGTGACTACCGTGTGGCAAGACTGCGATCGCTATCATCCCAAACCAGTTTTGCACGTCGTGTCGGCAGAAAAGCCAACAGATATGAATGAAAACTATAGCAAGTCAGGAGAAGTATTAGGAAAGCATGAACCTGCCATGGAGAAGAAGCTAGAGCGCAAGCTGAGTATTGAGATAAAGAAAGTACCGCTCCAGGAGTGTCCCAAAAGTTTTGAAGCCAACACAGGTTTGCATAGAGGACTTGGCATAAAAATAAAATCTACGTCCTCTTATGCAGTGGACCAATCGTCTAAAACACCAGAGTCTAGTGCTGTGGAGTCTGCCGTGGATTTGTCTTTAAATGCTTGTGctgattgtaagggttcaaagcCTGCTAAATCTTTAGATGTGCAGAATCAAAGAAGCTTTAATCCGCTTCCAAGACCAGACCATTTGCCTTTGGAAAAAGGACTTACTACGTCTTCTGCCCGTGGTGTTGAACATGCACAGTGTAAAGAGGTGTCTTCCAAAGCTAAGAAACATTTAGGTGTGTGTTCTTCTGATCTTAAAACTATCCCAAATACCACTTTCCTGACCTCCCAAACGTCAAGTCAGGTTGGTGATCACTGCAGCACTCTTTCAGTAAGTGCGCCCTTGTCCTTTACTAACCCTTTACACTCTGATGACTCTGACACCGATGAGGGGAATACTTATGGATCCATGACAAAGAGCTTGTCCAACATTTCAACCGCAAGTGCCACCGTGTCTGCTGCTTCTGCAGCTGAAAACACATCTACTCGGAAAGTGTTACCCATGTTTATTGCTAGACATGATTCATCATTTGCAAAACAATCAAAGTCTGAAAAAG